AGGGGACGACCGCGGCGCGCGGCATCTGCGAGTAAAAGAACCATAAGAGCGGCCCATGAATCGTGAAGGATCAGATAAGGATTGGGCAGATTGCCCAGTTGTAGGGAAGTGGAATTTGTCACCGGCGTCGCTTGACGCTGATCTGGACGGATAGTGTGAGCGATCCGGTGCGCTCTACGAGGTGGCCGCGCACTGCACGAAGACAGATGGAGCGCCTTGAGGGGGAGGCGCCGCGTGGCACCGACGGAGGACACAGGCGACCGTGGACGCGCAAGGCCCTGGCGGGGCGGGTGACTTCGACCCAGCCGATCAGTGGGTGTTCGACCCGAATACGGGCAACTACGAGCTGCGGCTGAATCCCGCCGAGACATCGGCGGACGACACCACGGAGCTGCGACGGGTCACCAGATCATCGAGCGATGACGGCACCACCGGCTCCGAGCCCAGAGGGCGTCGCCGCGCGGCCAAACGGGAGGCGGAGAAGGAGCAGGCGGCCGGCCCGGTCAGCCGTCGCAAGCCGAAGCCGAAGAAGTCGAAGACGAAGAAGGCGCTCTACTGGGGCAGCGGCACCCTGGCCTTCCTGCTGGTGGGCGGTTCGGCCGCGGCGTACTTCGTCTATCAGCACCTGAACAACAACATCAGCAAGGTGGACGTCGGCGAGAACAACGCCGCGGTCTCCGACGGCCCGATGAACATCCTGCTGATCGGCACCGACCGGCGGGACGGCAAGGGGAACGAGGGCTACGGCGACGCGGGTAGCGTCGGCCACGCCGACACCACCCTGCTGTTCCACGTCTCCGAGGACCGGTCGAACGCGACGGTGCTGAGCTTCCCGCGCGACATGATCACCGACATCCCGGACTGCACCGTGAAGGAAGACGGCCGGAGGAAGAAGATCCCGGGCGAGGACGAGGTGCGGTTCAACACCAGTCTGGGGCAGGAGGGTCGCGACCCCGGCTGCACCTGGCAGACGGTGGAGAAGATCACCGGGCTGGAGATCGACCACTTCATGATGGCCGACTTCAACGCGGTCAAGAGCATGTCCACGGCGGTCGGCGGGGTGGACATCTGCCTCGGCAAGGACATCAACGACCCCAAGTCGCACCTGAATCTGAAGAAGGGGCGGCACACGGTCAAGGGCGAGCAGGCCCTGGCGTTCGTCCGGACCCGGCACGCCGTCGGCTTCGGCGGCGACCTGGACCGGATCAAGCTCCAGCAGCAGTTCCTGAGCTCGCTGATGCGCAAGATGAAGGCCAGCGGGACGCTCACCAACCCGGGCAAGATGTGGGACCTGGCCCAGACGGCCACCAAGGCGCTCACCGTGGACACCGGGATCGGCACCGTCTCCAAGCTGGCCTCGCTGGGGAAGAACCTGAGCAAGGTCGATCTCAAGAACGTCACCTTCGCGACCGTTCCGGTCGTCGACAACACCGACGGTGCGACCGTGCTGCTCGACAAGACCAAGGCCGAGCCGCTCTTCTCCATGGTCCGGCAGGATGTCTCGCTGACCGAGGTCAAGAAGAAGGAGAAGGCGGCCAAGAACGAGCAGGCGGGGCGGCTGAAGGGGCCGAAGGCCGATCCCGCCGACGTCCGGGTCAAGGTGCTCAACGGCAGCGGGCAGTTCGGCGCCGCCCAGGAGACCGTCGACTGGATGCAGAACACCGAGGGGATGTCCCGCACCAGCAACGGCGGAAACGCTCCGTCAGAACTGAAGAAGACGACGCTGGAGTACGCTCCCAACCAGGCCGACCAGGCGCGTCGGCTGGCCGACAGCATGGGGCTGCCCGCCTCCGCCATGAAGGAAGGCACGAAGGACGCCGAGCCGATGGCGGAGATGACCCTGACGCTGGGCGCGGACTTCAAGGGCGCCGGCACACCGATCTCCGCCCCGTCGAAGGCGCCGAAGGACATTCAGAGGGTCGAGGCCGACGACAAGGACGTCTGCGCCAAGTGACTGTCGCCGGCCAGCGGATCCACCCTCGTCCATCGGGCCGGACGACCGAGAAACTGCGGGGAGGGCCCGATGCGGGAGAGCAGTGTGCGGGGGGAGAGAGGGCGGCGGGCCACCGTTCCCGAACCACGTGAAAACGGTGAGGACGACAGCCCGCCGGAAGGGGAGGGCCCCGCGTCGCACGGCGCGGGGCGCCGGCCGGGTGGTCAGGGGCGGCCGAAGCGGAGCCGCGGGGTGCGGATCCTGCGCTGGACCGCCCTGACGCTGGCCGTGCTGGTGCTGGGCGCGGCCGGCGCCGGATATTTCTACTACGAACACCTGAACGGCAATCTGAAGAAGGAGGCTCTGGACCTCGGCGACAGCAAGATCGGCAAGCCCGAGCCCAACGCCGCCGGACAGACCCCCCTCAACATCCTGCTCATCGGCTCCGACAGCCGGAACACCGCGGAGAACGTCAAGCTGGGCGGCGCCAAGCAGGACGCGGACCGCAAGCCGCTGGGCGATGTGCAGATGCTGGTGCACGTCTCGGCCGACCGCAGCAACATGTCGGTGGTCAGCATCCCGCGCGACACCCGGGTGACCATCCCCCAGTGCACCGATCCGCACGACGGCACGGTGTATCCGAAGACCGAGGGAGCCATCAACCAGTCGCTCCAGCACGGCGGCCCGGGCTGCACGGTCGCCACCTGGAAGGAGCTCACCGGCGTCTACATCGATCACTTCATGATGATCGACTTCTCCGGAGTGGTCTCCATGGCGGACGCCATCGGCGGCGTCCCGGTGTGCGTGGACAACAACGTCTACTCGCATGACAGCAAGGGCCATGGCTCCGGGCTGAAGCTGACCAAGGGCACCCACAACGTCAAGGGCGTCCAGGCCCTCCAGTGGCTGCGCACCCGCTACGGCTTCGAGGACAACAGCGACATCGGCCGGGCCAAGGCCCAGCACATGTATATGACGTCGATGATCCGCCAGCTGAAGTCGGGCACCAAGCTCAGCGACCCGGGCAAGCTGATGGACCTCGCGGAGGCCGCCACCGACGCGCTGACCGTCGACCACGGCCTCGGGACCGTCAAGAAGCTGTACGACCTGGGCAATGACTTCAAGCGGGTGCCGACCAAGCGCACCACGATGATCACCATGCCCTGGGAGTACGGCGGCGGCGGGGAGTACGTACTGCCCAAGCCGGGCGACGCCGAGCAGACCTTCTCGCTGCTGCGCAACGACATAAGCCTGGACGGCAGGGACAAGAAGAAGCCCGACGCCACCCCGGCGCCCACCGCGCCCAAGGAGCAGATCCCGGTGGTGGTGCAGAACGGCACCGCGAGCACCGTCCTGGGGCCGGTCTCCGGCCGGGCGGCGGTCATCACCTCCGAGCTGGCGCGGCTGGGCTACGCCAAGGCCACCGCGAACACGATGCTCATCTCGCAGGCCGACACCACCGTCCTCTACCCGGACGAGCCCCGGCAGGGCGACGCCCTGGCCGTGGCCAAGGCGCTGAAGCTGCCGAAGTCCGCGGTGAAGGCGTCGAAGTCGGTGCGGGAGATCACCCTGGTGGTCGGCAACGACTGGCGCGAGGGCACCGCCTATCCGAAGGCGGCGGCGGACGACGGCGACAAGACGCCCAAGAGCGCGGACGCGCTCAACGGCGAGGAGAAGGGCTGTATGAAGGTCAACGCGGGCTACTCCTTCTGACGCCCGCCCGCCCGTCACGGCATGCGGAAGGGGCCGGACCCGATGCGGGTCCGGCCCCTCCGGCGTACGTGGTGTACGTGGTGTACGGGCGCGGCTACGGCGCCATGACCGCCGGGCGGCGGCTGGCGATGACCTTCTTGGCGAGCGCCCGCGGACTGGTCAGAAAGCCCCAGCCCCACGACATGTGCATGGTCGCGAGCGCCACCGGGATCCGCAGCCGGGCAGCCACCGGAAGCCCCTTGCCCGCGGGGAGCGAGCCCGCGACGATCGCGGCCAGATAGCCGCCGGGGATCACGAAGCCCCACGGGGTGACGGCCGCGCCCACCACGATGCCCGCCGCGATGGCGACGACGGCGGTCGGCGGGGCGAGATAGCGCAGATTGATCGAGCCCTGGTGGAAGCGGGCCACCACATGGCGCCAGCGGCCGTAGTCCTTGTACTGCTTGGCCAGGGCCCGCACGTTCGGCCGCGGCCGGTAGGAGACCTTCAGCTCGGGCGAGAACCAGATCAGCCCGCCGGCCTCGCGGATCCGGAAGTTCAGCTCCCAGTCCTGGGCGCGGATGAACTCCTCGTTGTACCCGCCCTGCTGCTCCAGCGCCTCGCGCCGGAAGACGCCCAGATAGACGGTCTCGGCGGGGGCCGCCTCACCACCGGTGTGGAAGGCCGCGTTGCCGACCCCGATCTTGGAGGTCATGGCGGCGGCGACGGCCTTCTCCCAGTCGTTCTCGCCCTCGGCGTGCATGAGCCCGCCGACGTTCTGCGCGCCGGTCTCCTCCAGGAGCCGTACGGCGGTCGCGATGTAGTCGGGCGAGAGCATGCCGTGGCCGTCGACCCGGACCACCACCGGATGGCGGGACGCCTTGATCGCCGCGTTCAGGGCGGCGGGGGTGCGGCCCGTGGGGTTGGGGACCGTATGCACCCGGGGGTCCTCCGCCACCAGTTCGGCGGCGATCTCGTCGGTGCGGTCCGTGGACGGGCCGAGCGCGATCACCACCTCCATCTCACCGTCGTACTCCTGCTCCAGGATGTGCCGTACGGCATTGCGCAGATGGCGTTCCTCATTGAGCACCGGCATGATCACGGAGACGGCCGGGAGCTGATGCGGGGGCATGGCACCTCGGGGTTCGGGGGCCGGGCCCCAGGAGACTGGGGGCGGGGGCCCCAAAGGACTGCGGTTTCCGGGCCACGTTACCGCGAATGGTGGACACCGGAGCGCGCCGCCCGGGTGGCAGCGCCCCGTACGGGCGGCGTGGGGCCGCCAAGGCGATCGTCGTATGGACCTACGGTGAGGCGGTTCCGCCCAGCCCGCCGAAGTTCACGGAGGTCCCCGGAGTGAGTGCACCGGCCCGATCGCCGCGCCCGTCGCGCCCCCGCTCCCGCCGCCCCCGCTGGGGGCTGCGGCTGGCCACGGGCGGCGCCTGTCTGGTGCTGGCGGTCAGCGGTATCGGGCATCTGCTGGTCAGGGAGCTCGATTCCGGAATCCACCGGGTGGATGCCTTCGGCGGCCTGGACAACCGGCCGAAGAGCACCGGCGGGGGCGTCAACTTCCTCGTGGTCGGCACGGACGGACGGGAGAAGATCACACCTCGGGAGAAGGCGCTGTACCGGCTGGGCGGAGCCCCCTGCCGCTGCACCGACACGATCATGCTGATGCATCTGTCGGGCGACCACCGCCGGGTCAGCGCGGTCAGCCTGCCCCGCGACTCGTACGCCAGGATCCCCGCGTACACCGACGCCACCGGCAAGCGCCATCCGAGCCATCCGCGGAAGCTCAACGCCGCGTACGCCGAGGGCGGGCCGAGTCTGACCGTGCGCACCGTGGAGCATCTGACCGGCGTCCATATCGACCACTACCTCGAGGTGGACTTCACCAGCTTCATGAAGACGGTCGATGTGCTCGGCGGGGTGAAGATCTGCACCGCGCGGCCGCTCAAGGACGACCACACCGGTCTCGACCTGCCGGCCGGCACCCATGTGCTGAACGGCGGCCAGGCGTTGCAGTACGTCCGCTCCCGGCATGTGGACGGCACCTCCGACCTGGGCCGGATCCAGCGGCAGCAGCGCTTCATGGCCGCCGTGGTCCACCAGACCACGGCCGGGCGCATCCTGCTCAACCCGGTGCGGTTCAACCGGGTGGCCGGGGCGCTGCTGGGCTCGGTCCGCGCGGACCACGGCTTCAGCGCGGAGGACCTGGTCGCCCTGGGGCGGGCGATGAGCGGGGTCACCCCCGCGTCCTCGGAGTTCGCCTCGGTCCCGGTGGTGCTGCCCGGTGTGCCGGTGAAGGGGGCCGGCTCCACGCTCCGCTGGAACCGGGCCAAGGCCGAGCGGCTCTTCACCACCCTCCGCGCGGACCGGCCGCTCGTCACCCACCGCCCGAAGCGTGTCCGGGCCACCCCGGTGGACGTGGACCCGGCCCGGATCCGGGTGCATGTGCTCAACGGCACCAATACGACGGGGCTCGCCCGCCGCGCGGACCGCGCGCTGCACGCCACCGGATTCGCCGCCACCGGCTCCCCCGCCGACGCCGCGACCGCCGACGTCCGGCACACGGTGATCGCGTACGACCCCATCTGGGACCGCTCGGTGCGCTCGCTCGCGGCCGCGCTCCCCGGGGCCCGGCTGAAGCCGGTGGTCGGGCAGGGCGCGGTGATGGAGATCACGATCGGCGCGGACTACAAGGGCGTACGGCCGGTCCGGGTCGAGGCGCCGAAGACCGACACCGCCGGGTTCGGTGCCGTCACCGGCGACGAGGTCGTCTGCCCCGAGGGCGGCGCCACCCGCTCCCTCTGACCCCGGGGCACGGGCGGTCGTCGCCGGCCCCGGGGGGTCACGGCCGGTCGGCGGCGACCCCGGGGGTCACGGCCGGTCGGCGCCCTCGGTGGTGTCGTCGGCGCGCCCGGCGGTGCGCTGGGCGCGGAGTTCCTTGATCGCGCGACGGCGGGCCAGCCGGTGGGTCCGGCGGATCTCGGCCTCCTGGTAGCGCCGCTTGTCCCGCTCGCTCTCCGGGATGACCGGGGGCACGGGCCGGGGCTTGCCGTCGCCGTCGACGGCGGCGAAGACCAGATAGGCGCTGCCCACCTGGGTGGCGGGCGTGGACTCGTTCCACCGCTCGGCCAGCACCCGCACCCCGATCTCCATGGAGGACCGGCCGGTCCAGTTGACCTGGGCCTTCACATGGACGAGGTCGCCGACCCTGACCGGTTCGAGGAAGGCCATCTCGTCCATCGACGCGGTGACCGCGGGCCCCTCGGAGTGGCGTCCGGCGACCGCTCCGGCGGCGTCGTCCACCAGCTTCATGATCACGCCGCCGTGGACGGTGCCGAGGAGATTGGTGTCACTGCCGGTCATGATGTGTGACAGCGTGGTACGAGAGGCGGAGGTGGGCTTTCCCGGAAGCTCCGGTTCCGCACCCTGGGCCTGTTTGGTCATGTCGTCCACCTTATGCGGACCAGATTCTTATCAGGTCTGCAACAGCCCTGCCGCGATCCGGCACCCGCCCTGTAATGCGACCCACCCGACCAGGCACACTGCATTGCATGAGCGAATGGCCCCAGGGATGGTCCGGCGACGGTAGCGGCCGGTACGGACGTGGTAGCGGCAGCGCCGAGCCGGAGGGGGCTCGCGCGATGCCACAGGTGAGGCGCGGCGCGCCCGGTGCGGGCGGTCCACCGCCGTACGACGAGCCGCCGCTGCCGCCCGGCCTCTCGCCGCACGGCACCGTTCCGCGGCAGCAGCCGTCCCAGGGCTATGACGACTACGACGACGGTTACAACACCGGTCAGGTCTACGGCCGCGGCAACGGCGGACCGGGCGGCGGCGACCATGGCCCCGGTGGCCCCGGTGGCCCCGGTGGCCCCGGCGGCCGCGGCCCGCGCCCGGTGAGGCCGAAGAACTGGAAGCGCCGGATAACCATCGGCCTGGTCACCCTGATCGTCCTGCTGCTCGCCGTCGGCATCGGCACCTACATCTGGGCCGACTCCAAGCTCCGCAACGAGGTGGACCTGAGCAAGGTCGAGGACCGGCCGGGCGGCGGCAAGGGCACCAACTACCTGATCGTCGGTTCGGACAGCCGCGAGGGCATGTCCGACGAGGACAAGAAGAAGCTGCACACCGGCTCGGCCCAGGGTCGGCGCACCGACTCCATGATCCTTCTCCATGTCGGTGAGAACGGCAACACCATGATCAGCCTCCCGCGTGACTCCTGGGTCACCATCCCGGCCTTCACCGGCTCGGAGAGCGGCAATCGGATCCCGCAGAGCCAGAACAAGCTGAACGCCTCGTACTCCTCCGAGGGCCCCGGACTGCTGGTCCGCACGATCGAGTACAACACCGGTCTGAAGATCGACCACTACGCGGAGATCGGCTTCGACGGCTTCGCCAACCTGGTGGACGGCGTCGGCGGCGTCGACATCGACGTCCCGCAGGACATGAAGGACAAGAAGTCCGGCAATGACCTGAAGAAGGGCAAGCAGACGCTGAACGGCCAGCAGGCGCTCGCCTTCGTCCGGCAGCGCTACGGCCTCGCGGGCGGCGACCTGGACCGCACCAAGAACCAGCAGAAGTTCCTGTCCGCGCTGGCCAACAAGGCGGCCTCGCCGAGCACGATCATGAACCCGTTCAAGCTCTACCCGACGATGGGCGCCGGCCTGGACAACCTGGTCGTCGACAAGGACATGAGCCTGTGGGACGTGAAGGACATGTTCTTCGCGATGAAGAGCGTCTCCGGCGGCGACGGCAAGCAGATGAACATGCCGATCTCCAACCCCGGCCTGGCCACCTCCAAGGGCAGCGCGGTGCAGTGGGACATGGCGAAGGTCAAGCAGCTGATGAGCGAGCTGAAGAACGACGACAAGGTCACCGTCTCCAGCAACTGATCCGGACCACCACCAAAGACCGCTGCCGGGCCCGACGGGCCCGGCAGCGGTCTTTGGTCTTTCGAAGACTACGGAAGGTTCCTTGCCATCACGATGCGCTGAACCTGGTTGGTGCCCTCGTAGATCTGCGTGATCTTGGCGTCGCGCATCATCCGCTCGAGCGGGTAGTCACGGGTGTAGCCGTAGCCGCCGAGCAGCTGGACGGCGTCCGTGGTGATCTCCATCGCGGCGTCGGAGGCGTAGCACTTGGCCGCGGCGCCGAAGAACGTCAGGTCCTCCTTGCCGCCGCCGAGGGACACCCGCTCGGACCGGGCCGCCGCCGCGTAGGTGAGCTGCCGGGCGGCCTCCAGCTTCATCGCCATGTCGGCGAGCATGAACTGGACGCCCTGGAAGTCACCGATCGGCTTGCCGAACTGCTTGCGCTCCTGGACGTACCCCTTGGCGTAGTCGAGCGCGCCCTGGGCGATGCCGAGGGCCTGGGCGGCGATGGTGATCCGGGTGTGGTCGAGGGTCTTCATGGCGGTGGCGAAGCCGGTGCCCTCGGCGCCGATCATCCGGTCGGCGGGGATGCGGACGTTGTCGAGGTAGACCTCGCGGGTCGGGGAGCCCTTGATGCCGAGCTTCTTCTCCGGGGCGCCGAAGGAGACGCCCGGGTCGGACTTCTCGACGACGAAGGCGGAGATGCCCTTGGAGCGCTTCTCGGGGTCGGTGACGGCCATCACCGTGTAGTACTCGGAGACCCCGGCGTTGGTGATCCAGCGCTTGACGCCGTTGAGCACCCAGAAGTCGCCGTCGCGGACCGCCTTGGTCTTCATCCCGGCCGCGTCCGAGCCCGCGTCCGGCTCGGAGAGACAGTACGAGAACATCGCGTCGCCCTTGGCGAGCGGGGCCAGGTACTTCTTCTTCAGCTCCTCGGAGCCGGAGAGGATGACCGGCAGCGAGCCCAGCTTGTTGACCGCGGGGATCAGGGAGGAGGAGGCGCAGACCCGGGCGACCTCCTCGATGACGATCACGGTGGCCAGCGCGTCCGCGCCCGAGCCGCCGTAGGACTCGGGGACGTGCACCGCGTGGAGATCGTTCGCGACCAGGGCGTCCAGCGCCTCCTGGGGGAACCGGGCCTCCTCGTCGACCTCGGCGGCGTAAGGGGCTATCTTCGCCTCGGCGAGAGAGCGGACGGCGTCCCGGAGCATGTCGTGCTCTTCGGACGGCCGGTACAGGTCGAAGTCGTTCACCGAGGACGTCAAGCCTCTCACTCCCCATAA
This genomic interval from Streptomyces asiaticus contains the following:
- a CDS encoding acyl-CoA thioesterase, with product MTKQAQGAEPELPGKPTSASRTTLSHIMTGSDTNLLGTVHGGVIMKLVDDAAGAVAGRHSEGPAVTASMDEMAFLEPVRVGDLVHVKAQVNWTGRSSMEIGVRVLAERWNESTPATQVGSAYLVFAAVDGDGKPRPVPPVIPESERDKRRYQEAEIRRTHRLARRRAIKELRAQRTAGRADDTTEGADRP
- a CDS encoding LCP family protein, encoding MSAPARSPRPSRPRSRRPRWGLRLATGGACLVLAVSGIGHLLVRELDSGIHRVDAFGGLDNRPKSTGGGVNFLVVGTDGREKITPREKALYRLGGAPCRCTDTIMLMHLSGDHRRVSAVSLPRDSYARIPAYTDATGKRHPSHPRKLNAAYAEGGPSLTVRTVEHLTGVHIDHYLEVDFTSFMKTVDVLGGVKICTARPLKDDHTGLDLPAGTHVLNGGQALQYVRSRHVDGTSDLGRIQRQQRFMAAVVHQTTAGRILLNPVRFNRVAGALLGSVRADHGFSAEDLVALGRAMSGVTPASSEFASVPVVLPGVPVKGAGSTLRWNRAKAERLFTTLRADRPLVTHRPKRVRATPVDVDPARIRVHVLNGTNTTGLARRADRALHATGFAATGSPADAATADVRHTVIAYDPIWDRSVRSLAAALPGARLKPVVGQGAVMEITIGADYKGVRPVRVEAPKTDTAGFGAVTGDEVVCPEGGATRSL
- a CDS encoding LCP family protein; the encoded protein is MRESSVRGERGRRATVPEPRENGEDDSPPEGEGPASHGAGRRPGGQGRPKRSRGVRILRWTALTLAVLVLGAAGAGYFYYEHLNGNLKKEALDLGDSKIGKPEPNAAGQTPLNILLIGSDSRNTAENVKLGGAKQDADRKPLGDVQMLVHVSADRSNMSVVSIPRDTRVTIPQCTDPHDGTVYPKTEGAINQSLQHGGPGCTVATWKELTGVYIDHFMMIDFSGVVSMADAIGGVPVCVDNNVYSHDSKGHGSGLKLTKGTHNVKGVQALQWLRTRYGFEDNSDIGRAKAQHMYMTSMIRQLKSGTKLSDPGKLMDLAEAATDALTVDHGLGTVKKLYDLGNDFKRVPTKRTTMITMPWEYGGGGEYVLPKPGDAEQTFSLLRNDISLDGRDKKKPDATPAPTAPKEQIPVVVQNGTASTVLGPVSGRAAVITSELARLGYAKATANTMLISQADTTVLYPDEPRQGDALAVAKALKLPKSAVKASKSVREITLVVGNDWREGTAYPKAAADDGDKTPKSADALNGEEKGCMKVNAGYSF
- a CDS encoding acyl-CoA dehydrogenase, with the protein product MTSSVNDFDLYRPSEEHDMLRDAVRSLAEAKIAPYAAEVDEEARFPQEALDALVANDLHAVHVPESYGGSGADALATVIVIEEVARVCASSSLIPAVNKLGSLPVILSGSEELKKKYLAPLAKGDAMFSYCLSEPDAGSDAAGMKTKAVRDGDFWVLNGVKRWITNAGVSEYYTVMAVTDPEKRSKGISAFVVEKSDPGVSFGAPEKKLGIKGSPTREVYLDNVRIPADRMIGAEGTGFATAMKTLDHTRITIAAQALGIAQGALDYAKGYVQERKQFGKPIGDFQGVQFMLADMAMKLEAARQLTYAAAARSERVSLGGGKEDLTFFGAAAKCYASDAAMEITTDAVQLLGGYGYTRDYPLERMMRDAKITQIYEGTNQVQRIVMARNLP
- a CDS encoding LCP family protein gives rise to the protein MSEWPQGWSGDGSGRYGRGSGSAEPEGARAMPQVRRGAPGAGGPPPYDEPPLPPGLSPHGTVPRQQPSQGYDDYDDGYNTGQVYGRGNGGPGGGDHGPGGPGGPGGPGGRGPRPVRPKNWKRRITIGLVTLIVLLLAVGIGTYIWADSKLRNEVDLSKVEDRPGGGKGTNYLIVGSDSREGMSDEDKKKLHTGSAQGRRTDSMILLHVGENGNTMISLPRDSWVTIPAFTGSESGNRIPQSQNKLNASYSSEGPGLLVRTIEYNTGLKIDHYAEIGFDGFANLVDGVGGVDIDVPQDMKDKKSGNDLKKGKQTLNGQQALAFVRQRYGLAGGDLDRTKNQQKFLSALANKAASPSTIMNPFKLYPTMGAGLDNLVVDKDMSLWDVKDMFFAMKSVSGGDGKQMNMPISNPGLATSKGSAVQWDMAKVKQLMSELKNDDKVTVSSN
- a CDS encoding glycosyltransferase family 2 protein, encoding MPPHQLPAVSVIMPVLNEERHLRNAVRHILEQEYDGEMEVVIALGPSTDRTDEIAAELVAEDPRVHTVPNPTGRTPAALNAAIKASRHPVVVRVDGHGMLSPDYIATAVRLLEETGAQNVGGLMHAEGENDWEKAVAAAMTSKIGVGNAAFHTGGEAAPAETVYLGVFRREALEQQGGYNEEFIRAQDWELNFRIREAGGLIWFSPELKVSYRPRPNVRALAKQYKDYGRWRHVVARFHQGSINLRYLAPPTAVVAIAAGIVVGAAVTPWGFVIPGGYLAAIVAGSLPAGKGLPVAARLRIPVALATMHMSWGWGFLTSPRALAKKVIASRRPAVMAP
- a CDS encoding LCP family protein, whose product is MDAQGPGGAGDFDPADQWVFDPNTGNYELRLNPAETSADDTTELRRVTRSSSDDGTTGSEPRGRRRAAKREAEKEQAAGPVSRRKPKPKKSKTKKALYWGSGTLAFLLVGGSAAAYFVYQHLNNNISKVDVGENNAAVSDGPMNILLIGTDRRDGKGNEGYGDAGSVGHADTTLLFHVSEDRSNATVLSFPRDMITDIPDCTVKEDGRRKKIPGEDEVRFNTSLGQEGRDPGCTWQTVEKITGLEIDHFMMADFNAVKSMSTAVGGVDICLGKDINDPKSHLNLKKGRHTVKGEQALAFVRTRHAVGFGGDLDRIKLQQQFLSSLMRKMKASGTLTNPGKMWDLAQTATKALTVDTGIGTVSKLASLGKNLSKVDLKNVTFATVPVVDNTDGATVLLDKTKAEPLFSMVRQDVSLTEVKKKEKAAKNEQAGRLKGPKADPADVRVKVLNGSGQFGAAQETVDWMQNTEGMSRTSNGGNAPSELKKTTLEYAPNQADQARRLADSMGLPASAMKEGTKDAEPMAEMTLTLGADFKGAGTPISAPSKAPKDIQRVEADDKDVCAK